ATGAAGAGCGTGTAGGATACCTCCGGTTTGTCTTCCTCCACGAGGTAGGAGAACGATCTCTCCAGCTCGGTGACGGACGGCGCGGGCTTGATCTCCGCCTTCACCGGTCTTCCAGCCGCTGTCGGCTCGACCTCGCTCATGAAATGCTCTATGAGCATGGTGGCGATGCCCGCGGTGACGCCGTTTACCTTCACTAGGTCCGCGACCGATGCGATCTTGATAGATTGGGATGACTGGAAGCCAGCTTCGTATGTCGCGTCCGCGAGGTTAGGTCCCAGGCCCGGCACCTTGCGTAGCTTGTCGAGGAACGACTCCTGCGGAGCAGCGGGCTGCTCAGGGGCTGGGACCGGCTGCAAGGGTGTGGCTGCCACGGGAGCTACGACGGCTGCGGTTTGGTCCGGTGCTGTAGTCTCTGGCGGAGGCTTGACATCATCCTTGTGCACGTGGTCGTAGATCCGCTTCGCATCCAGCTTTGTAATCCCTTCAACGAGCGCGAAATCCTCTGCATTTGATGTCGTCATTTGCTCGGCAGTGTTGTAGCCTGCGTCGAACAGCTTCATGGCCTTGTCCGACGTGATGCCGGGGATCTGAGTGAGTGAGTCCAGGCCCTGCTTGGTCTTGAGGGATGTGAGCCCCACGACGAGCGCCTCGGACTCGATGTTCCATTCGACTATGTATTCTCCCCTGGGGGAATCGGCTATTTCAAAATGGCGCGCCCTAGTGTCTTTGGCGATCTTGTCCTTCCAGGTATCCAAGAACCCCTCGACTCTGCGGCTGCACTCAATCTCCACCCGAATGAACTCCTCGACGTTGAGGCCCATGTCCTTCCTCATCTGCTGTATGCGTCTGATGATCTCTCTCGAGAAGCCCTCGGACTCCAGCGCCGGCGTCTGCTCAAGGTCGAGATAGATTACCCCCTTGCTGAACTCCGCGCTGGCCACGTCCGGCGGCAGCGTCGATGTGAACGAGACCATGTTCGGCAGGATCTTGACCAGCTGTCCCTCGATGCCAAGCGAGTATTCTCCCTTGTCAATGCCTGCCTTTATCGTCTTCGCGGGCCTGTTCTTGAGCAGGACGGCGATCTTGCTGGACCACTGCCTGTAGACCTTGCCGATGGCGTTGGGGTTGGGGACAACGCTGAGAATCATCTCGTCCCATTCCTCGCCTACGGGGACCAACTGCAGGTCCTTGATGTTGTTCTGTGAAAGGATCGAATCCTTCAGGTTGAGGAATGACTCGATAATCTCGTCTGACTGCGCTTTGATGATGATCCTCTTGACAGGCCACCTGAGGTTGATGTTCGACTCCTGCCTGATGCGTGCTACAATCTCAGATATCTCCCTTACTAGGTTCATGGCCTCGTCGAGCTTGGAATCTATCCATCTCGGGTCGAAAGTCGGCCACGAAACCATGTGCACGCTCTCCGGCCTGCCGTTGAGGTTGGAGTGCATAGCCTCCGATATGTGAGGCGTTATGGGCGCCATCAGCGTGATTGCCGTCGAGAGCGCTTCGTGGAGCACCTTGAATGCCGCGAGCTTGTCCCTGGCCTCGCCCTCCTTCCAGAGCCTGTCCCTGACGAGCTTCACATACCATCTGGACAGATCGGTGACTACGAAGTCCTCAAGCGCCCTGGCCGCGCGGTGAAGCTCGTAGACCTCCATGGCCTCGGATACTTCCTTCTTGAGGGTCTCGACCCTCGACAGCATCCATCTGTCCTCCGGCCTGAGATCATCCTTCAAAGTCTCCAGCCGCGCGCCGGCAGCTTCGAACTTGTCGATCGACATGTACAGCACGGCGAACTTGTATACGTTCCATAGGATGTTCAGGGTCCTGTTTGCGGCCTTCACGCCCTCAAGCTGGAACGCGACGTCTTCCCATGGAGCGTTGGCCTTGAGGAGGTACAGCCTTAGCGAATCCGCGCCCAAGGAGTTGACTACTCCGATGGGGTCGATGGCCGTGCCCTCGCTCTTGGACATCGCCTCTCCTGTAGGGGTCAGGGCCCAGCCGTGCATCAGAACGGAGTTGTACGGTGATTTGCCAAATGCGAGAACGCCCGTGACGAGCTGCGAGTAGAACCAGCCCCTGGTCTGGTCGTGAGCCTCGGTGATCCACTCGCTGGGCCACCATCGGTCGAACTCGTCCTTGCTTGCGGGATATCCAAGAGAGGCCCACGAGCACACGCCCGCGTCGAACCAGACATCCAGCACGTCGGGCACGCGAGTCATCGTCTTCCTGCACTTGGCGCACTCGAATGTGAGCTTGTCAATCCAAGGCCTGTGGATATCCATGCCGTCAACGTAGCCCTTGGCGGACTTCAGCTCCTCCAAG
The sequence above is a segment of the Candidatus Thermoplasmatota archaeon genome. Coding sequences within it:
- the ileS gene encoding isoleucine--tRNA ligase, which codes for MRQVDENYSPLQLEKDIRTLWERTRIYEKVKKAGESGEAYYFLDGPPYTTGSIHIGTAWNKILKDTMIRYRRMQGLHVRDQPGYDMHGLPIEVKVEQAMGIKSKKEIESQGIDKFISTCREFALKFKSKMTEEFRMLGIWMDWDKPYLTIDPAYMASVWWTLKQAYDKNLLAKDHRVLPWCPRCETALAEAEIEYWDETDPSIFVKFAVEGKPNTFLLVWTTTPWTIPGNLAAAVHPDFTYAIILAKRGMIEETLILLEEKVEELRKTAGIDDITILESVKGSELVGMRYKHPLESLVPFQTQVKSSMAHRVLASDTVTNESTGIVHIAPGHGPEDFEIGKKVDLEVFSPVDEAGNYTAEVGDHYAGKNVREANQLVMKDLVEHGGMFHEATIIHRYGHCWRCKKPIIYRITDQWFLKVSQFKNDLISANDKVRWFPEWAGSNREKDWIANARDWCISRQRYWGTPLPIWQCECGATRLVSSLEELKSAKGYVDGMDIHRPWIDKLTFECAKCRKTMTRVPDVLDVWFDAGVCSWASLGYPASKDEFDRWWPSEWITEAHDQTRGWFYSQLVTGVLAFGKSPYNSVLMHGWALTPTGEAMSKSEGTAIDPIGVVNSLGADSLRLYLLKANAPWEDVAFQLEGVKAANRTLNILWNVYKFAVLYMSIDKFEAAGARLETLKDDLRPEDRWMLSRVETLKKEVSEAMEVYELHRAARALEDFVVTDLSRWYVKLVRDRLWKEGEARDKLAAFKVLHEALSTAITLMAPITPHISEAMHSNLNGRPESVHMVSWPTFDPRWIDSKLDEAMNLVREISEIVARIRQESNINLRWPVKRIIIKAQSDEIIESFLNLKDSILSQNNIKDLQLVPVGEEWDEMILSVVPNPNAIGKVYRQWSSKIAVLLKNRPAKTIKAGIDKGEYSLGIEGQLVKILPNMVSFTSTLPPDVASAEFSKGVIYLDLEQTPALESEGFSREIIRRIQQMRKDMGLNVEEFIRVEIECSRRVEGFLDTWKDKIAKDTRARHFEIADSPRGEYIVEWNIESEALVVGLTSLKTKQGLDSLTQIPGITSDKAMKLFDAGYNTAEQMTTSNAEDFALVEGITKLDAKRIYDHVHKDDVKPPPETTAPDQTAAVVAPVAATPLQPVPAPEQPAAPQESFLDKLRKVPGLGPNLADATYEAGFQSSQSIKIASVADLVKVNGVTAGIATMLIEHFMSEVEPTAAGRPVKAEIKPAPSVTELERSFSYLVEEDKPEVSYTLFINTLNKGMKGYCVTRNYPAKIKSKFDLKDTPVMWLSNVGRENTIRPKDLEKLSLSLEQFLSQAGGGIVLLDGLEYLITNNNFITVLRLIQSLRDQVAINQSILLMAVNRSTLESHQLNLLEREVDYTITG